Part of the Falco cherrug isolate bFalChe1 chromosome 1, bFalChe1.pri, whole genome shotgun sequence genome, TAGTGACATAGTTCAGATAAACCTACGCTGGTCTGCAGCACTGAGGAATATTGCTCTTTCAATTATCTTGACCAGAGCAGGACTTGGCCTGGACCCAAAGGTATGGCAACAACCTTTCTGTGAGGCAAGGTGTACAACAGCCCTCAAAAAAAATTGGATTATGGgttctgttaaaaatacagaactgttCAGTCTCAGAGGATCTGCAAATTATATCGTTACAGAAAGCACAGTTTCTATTGTATGTTAATATTGGCAGTTGGATTTGTAGACTAGGCAAGCAACCAAAAAATACctgaagaaaactgattttgtaattattttccccCCTTGCCTTAAAGATATTTCCTGAATTTTGTGAGCAGAGCACCTTGAGGACATGTACTCTATCATGGTCTGGCAGGAAGAGTTTACACTCTCGACAAACTCCCTGTCAGTTCACACTGACAAACTAAAACAAGCAATGGAAGAGATCCCCAGTCCTTGAAAGAGAATACTGCTTGTGTtgacacaaattaaaaaaaataatccgcCACCCAAAAAATCAAACCTGTGtgcctttttcacttttttctcttctttttttttaatcattgcCATTTTAACGCCGACATATTCATTGCAGAAATGACTCCCACTGCACTACAGAAACAATGCTTTACATCGCAATGAAGCCCGTAACGCTtctgtgaacaaaaaaaaattttcctctgCACACTGTGAAACATGATGTTCTGTAAATAAATGAAGGCAAGGTTTTGCTTGACCAAAATCAGATGGCTGAAATATAGCTGTACCATATTGGCCCCTATCGATTTAAGATTAAGGGACCGCTTAATGTTTATATAAAACTTAGGTTAAGTATAGCTAGTTCAGAACAAATGAACTAATTTTTCTTAACCAAATAAAACCTAGAGAGTCGCCAGTGCTTTAGGTATTTTGGAAAATAGGCGTTTATTATTCTTGAAAAATGCCTGGTTTCCTAGATTActatcatcttttttttccaagacattGATGCTTGTATGAGCATGGACTGTGTGTTGTTAAACAGAGCTTGGGTGCCCAGTTCCGTGCgcttggttttctttctattccacaacaactttttttttgccGAGGGAACTTCAGTCTTGACTCATTTTTCTTCCGTGTGGCAGTTTATGGTTGTTCCTCATGTAATTGAAGCTGTGAAGACAAAGATGTCAGTTGCTGTGGTGATTCTCAGCCCTAATTATGCTGGGACAAACTGTGCTGGTAAAAAGCGCGACATGGTGATTTTATTATATCCCCCCGCTCCTCCATCAAAATTAGGGACCTATCCTAGCAGAGTCATGCTTGTGTCTAACTATTAAAGGCAGCTCTTGTGAGTAAATACTCTGTTTtagagaaatttttaaatagaagttgCTGAGCCAAATGGACCTTGATCTGCACTGGGTATCAAGTGAGAGACAGCTGAAAGGAGAGATGCTTGGCTCCTTCTGCCAGGTTGATGTAGTTCTACAACTTTTCATGATTTGTTTGTGGATTTGGGGGGAAAATTTTTTGGGGTGCTGATGCAACTTGTGGGATTATGGCAAAATCTTTTGTGGGTGGAGCAAATGACCTCAAGTGACTCTGGGCAAGCCAGCTGTGTTGAGGGTGTGCTTTTCAAATGGATCGCCGTTTGTTCAGCCTCTCACATTTAATTTGTTCAGCACAAGAAGccaaacagtattttctgcctttctgtgtcGTACAGGAATCTTGTCAAACTTAGTCAAAATTCAGTGAGCTTCACCGCCACGCTTGGAATTTTAACTCCAAATGCGGTTGTGCTTGAGCCTCTCTGGCTGAGCCCGTGTAAAGCTGTCACATCCTGTACCGCACGTCTGAGGATTCTTTTGGCAAACCATATCAGATTGTAAATGTATTTCCTCTCTATAAAGCTGAAGGTACTGATTGTCTGAACGTGCTTGTATCTTGCAGGCGCTGAGGAAGCTGAAAGCAGTCTGTTTACGGCTTTCTTTTGGACCGTGCCTCTCCGAAACGTGcacagctgctgttcttgcCTACTTGTTCATGCATTTGCCATGGCAATGGGGATTTATATTAGGGTAATGCactcttttctctcctgtatGATGAAGGTGCCTGTTCTCACGCCACAGTTAAATGATCCAAGTGCAGTTAGTTCCCTGTGCTAAGCAGAGACTTCAGTTCAGTGCCGGTCAGGAAGCTGTGCTTAGCCCCTGTGTTTGTTTGCTTACCATTCCCGTCTGGCTCTGTGGCTAATTTAAAGGTCACATTTCCAGGCTGTGGAGGGGTTCTTGCATCATCACTCTTCTGTGTTTGTGATCTGAGCActtgaagaaggaagaaggatggTGCAATCCCTGAGTCTTTAACCACAGCACAGGGGCTTTTAGGGACAGAAGATGATACCACAATTTGGAAAATCTGCATGCTGGAATTCAGCATTTCCTCGTAGAGAGATACACATAGGACAGTCTTCCTGTCACAAGTCAAAGGCAAGGACGTGGCATGTTATATTCTGGAGTAATATCCTGGAAGAAGAAACCTTTTCCTCTTAGTTCTATCTAAAATGGTGGACTCGGTCTGGACCTATATGCTGGAGCAAGGTGGATTAATTCCTCTGCCACACACTGATTTTTATGAGAAGGAACTGGGCTACTGAGTCATTAAGCATGTCTAAACCGGGTTCCTAAATGGGACAATTGAGACATTTACCAAGGAGCATAACTGGCCTGCAGTGTATATTCAAGTCTTAGTCTGTGGAGCCCTTTACTTTTAATGCTGTTCAGTTGGGCAGGAAGTAAGAGCTGATTGCAATTCTGCATAGAAAAAATCCCTGCTTGTAATTAGCagggaaaggcaaggaaaataCCTCATGTAAAGGTCTGTTTATACTTTAAAAGAACTGGTGTCAGAATATTTTGACGTGTTTTAgttcagtgctttctttttaagagaaGCTGAACctgtgtgttttcagttttgttctaGGTGCAGTCTCTCCTGCTGTGGTGGTTCCCTCAATGCTGATTTTACAAGCTGGGGGATACGGAGTGGAGAAGGGCGTCCCAACATTGCTAATGGCAGCTGGCAGCATTGATGACATTCTGGCTATCACAGGGTTCAATACTTGCCTTGGGATGGCTTTCTCTTCTGGTATGCTGGTTAATCTGTACGTGGTGAAATCCAGAACAAACAGGAATATTTTGATGAATGTGTGCTCTGTTATGACTGACTGGTTTGTAACTTAATGACATCTTCTTACAAAGTTTGTGTGTAGACTTGAACATTGAGAGGGAAATTACCCAGGATGAAAAGTCTTGGTATAACACTGTCTGCTCTGAATTGTGGGTCACAACTTTCAGAGAAATTTTTCCCCTGTCTGTGCCCTTAGCTGCCAAGTCTGGTCCCTGCACGCCCAGCGTTCTGCTTTCACATTTCCCTGGGTTTGGCAATGTTCTCGCACTGGCTTTTGCTCTGGCTTCTCTGGCACACTTTCTTAGCATTAGCTTTCAGAGAGAAAGTTGCACAACCCTGTTCGTTCAGGCCCACAGGTTCCCTCCTGAACCCCTTCGCCCCAACTGATTTAAAGCAGACACTGTCCTGGAATCAGCCTTGTAGGTCTCTAGTGTGGTTGGTGCGTGAAGGGTCTGTGTATGGCTTACTGAGactcattttcttttgccaaaTAGGTTCTACTCTGTACAACGTGCTCCGTGGAGTGCTGGAGGTTGCTGTTGGCATAGCAGCTGGGGGGATTCTGGGAATGTTTGTTCGCTATTTCCCAAGCCGCGATCAGGTAAAAACCCAGTAAAACCCCCTTTTTATTAAATAGGCATTCTTTGCTGAGGGACAATGTTTCTAAGTTACTCGTTTCCAAGCTTCACATGAAACTGTTTTTGGGTAAAGCTAGTGCAGTGCTAACAGCTTCCAGGTTGCAAAGCCTGTCAGGTAAGGATGCGTTTTAGAGTTGATTACTTGTTTACTGCAGCAATAACCATGTATGATCTGACAGTCCTTCCTGACGCAGGGTTTGGAACCCAGCTCACCATTCTCCTGTCATTGAAAGTGACGGAAATGTCCACACATAAAGCAGAGAAGGTCTGATACTTAATTCATACAGTAAAATAATCATCAATTGGATTGATGTGCGACACAGTTTTTAATCCCAGGCCTACTAGAAATATCTTAGAGAAGTAAACAATTAAAGCAGGCCAATTGTAGGCTTTAAGTGATTTGGCATGTAATTTGGTGCTAATTAGAATGTGTtactttcaagaaaaattaagcTCTTATAAAGCAGTAGATTAATTTACTATTAAGGGGCAATTAACTGAACAGAAAATTGTGGAAGAAAGTAGGTATGTTCTGGACTACTGAAGTCAATTTGCAAAGCATCTATTGTCCTCAGTGAGACCAGattttcttattattaaatAACATAAGAAGTGTGATACAGGAGCTAAACAGATAAATAGAAATGGGGAACAATGGCAAAGATGTAACTGTCTGCTGTGAGACTGGATCAAATAAAACTTAGAGTGACCCTGGCAAATGTTCATTTGACTTGTCCTTAAAAACATCTAGTGGCAAGGGTTTCACCTCTCCTTGGAGAAACTGTTCTAGTTCTGGACTGCACAGGTAGAAAATCCTGCTGCCACAGAGTTGAAGCAGGGCTGTTAGAGTATCACGTTCCTTGTGATGTAAAAAGCCTATTGGCAATAAGATTTTTGGATGgtcagaagaaaatattgaatTTCCAAAATGTGAATTTCTTAGGAGTTAATGtccaaaaaacccctcaactCAACTGATCGGTTCATCTCACTTGAAAGCTTTGATTATTTCACAATGGTTAAtggcaatttttattttcaaattgttttcacAATTAACAGAAGTAAcctttttcctccatttctaaaataaatttacttttttgtttgtctctttCCTTGGCTGCAGGCATCTCTGGCATGGAAGAGATCATATTTTGTACTTGGGCTGTCCATGTTTGCTGTTTTTGGAAGCATCTACTTTGGCTTCCCTGGATCAGGAGGGCTCTGCACATTAGTCTTAGCTTTTGTTGCAGGTGTGGGATGGTCTGATGAAAAGGTGAATGTTTATATAAAGCATGTCATACCAAAACTCCTCTGAAGGTACAGCCTGACAGGAGTTTGCATTTGTCGGGAGTGGTAATGGTGCATTTATGAAGCTTTAGGGGGtatatggattttttaaaaaaatctacgTTTATTTTGGAAGTCTTTAATGTTTAGCATGACAGAAAGTTACCATGTATGTGATTATCTGTCGATACAGAGCCTAACATACTGACAGAGAAACGCTCACAGGCTTTTCTTAGACATGCTTAAGCCTTAAGTAGAAGAGATTTAGTTGTCAAGGCACTTGACTAGGAATCCAAAGCTTTATGTCCTGGCTCTCTGAGTGCCTGTAGCCTCACACACTCACTTTATGGTAAGATTTACAAACAGGTGCCTAAAATACAGTTGTGCACATGACCAAAATATAAAACGGTAATTAACCATCCTCTCTCATCTTTCCCAAATCCCAGCCAGTGTATTCTGGATAAATTAGAGGGCAGGGTGCCCACAATAAATGGTGATATAAGGCCATACAAAAAAACATACAACAGAATGTTTTTAGCCACTTTCTCTTAGCTGCTAACCCTGCTTCATCTTGCTGTTGCTGTCCCACTGCATTTCTGTACCCTGGCATGCCTTACTGCCTCCTTTGCTGGATACCATCTACACTCAATGGTTTTGAGGGCATCTTTCTCTCCACAGCTGTAGCGTTGTGACATGCACtaggagaaggggagaagaagagaaaggaaaggggatCAAATATAGCACAGTCCATGTTATTATCCCCATCTAGACCCTGAGTTCAGTAAGATCTCAAGgtttgttaaaacaaaaaaggaaaccatGGTTTCTGTTTAAAGTATTACAGTGTTGTCCagtttcaaaagaagaaaaacctcatCTTGGGACTTGGCTGCTTAAGGACATTGCAACTGATAAAGCTTTCTACTGAAAAGCTTCTaaagcatttcagaaggaaGGACCTTAAAAAGTATACACAAACTATAAATGcttcatttaaattcttttatcAGGGAATGAAGCTTCTTGGCCTTAAGGATGTTGATTTCAAATGCCTTAGCTCTTTTTTATCACATACAGTCAGAGATGTCTGCATACTGTATACACAATATATATTACCAAGGTTTTCCTGCTGAGCTTCTCAAAGGCCACTGCCGTCTACTGTTCTGGTGGAAGTCACTTGGCAAACACTTGTCCACAGAGAACAAGGAACGCTGTACCTATTGCTGGAACAGTTAAATGGGCAGTAAACAGGCTGAAATAATGCTAACATCTgtaaagaggatttttttttttcggcCAAAAAAAGGGTGAGATAACAAGGACAAAtgagggaaataaagaaaaacatctagAAGTGTGCGTATTTCCACTTCATTCCCTCTAAGGTTACAGAAGTTTTTGTATTACAGTCATCTACCATTCCACTGACTGAAGAGCAAGAGATGTCGCAGGATGAGTCCCAGAGAGAACAGCAAGGGCAGGACGTGTCTAGGCTGATCATTAAGTGACAGAGCACTGCACTTTACATTTTCCACACACTCTAGCCTGAAGGTTCATTTGCTGTTGCAGAACCcacttaatgaaaaaagaagtgCTGTTAGATATGCTGTGTGTACCTTCGCACGTCAGGGGAAGATTCTAGTTTATCCTGGCAGTAGCTCATTTAGGAAAATTGTAGGTGTAAAGTTcaaacccaaggaaaaaagTTGGCTTTGCCCTTGTACGAGACATTGCACTGGGAAGTTCAACACTTTTTACTGGTATGGGATTTCAGACTTGCTCAGTCTAACTTTGCTCCTTATACAGAGACAGGCCTCTCAGTGCAGCACGAGCAGGACTGAAGCTTGGGAGGGTCTGACTGTGCGGATACAAATGGAAGAACATGTTTAAGCATGCTGTTCCCAAAGGCTCAGAAACTTAATGGCAAAGCTGTTCAAATTAAGTCTTCCTAAATACTGAAAATCAACtatgctttattttcctcctcttttctgcGAACTGCTCTGTTACTGTTCAAATatcagtgatttttatttcttttcttgagaTAGCAAGTGTGTATGTACTAGCAGAGCTAGACCCACTCTGACTTTCCAAAGGTGCGCAGCTGATTTTGAATGTTTTAAGCTCAAAGGAGGAGCAATTCTGGACAATCTTGATGATACATTTTCACTTTGTCCTTTAATGAAATGCTGTGTCTGGTTGGCCATGTTTTAGTGAATTTATAgattacttttgttttcattgcagaGGGAAGTAGAAAAAATTGTTGCAGTTGCGTGGAACATCTTtcaaccttttctttttggtttaatTGGAGCAGAAGTATCTGTTACGTCTCTTAGGCCTGAAACTGTTGGTAAGATCATTCACTAACTATCCAGCTTTCATTACTGGCTTCCAAAGAATCTCTATAAAGAAATCTAAAACTAAGTAGACTATGGCtgacccgcccccccccccccccaaaaaaaaaaaaaaaaaaccaacaaccaaaaccaaaccaaccccacTGTGAAGCTACTGTTTTATGAGGCTTGTTCACCTCAGGCACCCGTACACAACAGTTCTGAGAAGTGTTTGTCTTTGTTGCAGGGCTCTGTGTTGCTACGTTAGGCATTGCCCTAGTTGTGCGAATCATGGCAACATTCCTGATGGTGTGTTTTGCTGGGTTTAATTTCAAGGAGAAAGTATTTGTCTCGTTGGCATGGATTCCCAAGGCCACTGTGCAGGTAAACAGTCCAACATCACCTTCATTCCAGGCTATAGCTATTGTCCTTAGCAAAGTTTTAAGTAGCACAGCAGTAAACAGGTGCCTAAAATACTGTTGTACACGTGGCCTGAATACCCTTATTCCCTGTGGTTTTGGGGAGCCAACAGGGAGCGGATCAGGACAGGGTAGTATATGGACAGTTCATATTCTAAACCATGGTAAATCTACTTGAAAAGTGCATGGAAAACCTTCTATGTGAAGGTGTTTTGCTTGCATCCTGGGTTGCACTCTTAATAAAATGACAGCAAATTGAACATATATCATAGGAAGTTTAACTATTTCTCAGCTGTTGCAGATTGTTGTGCCTTTTACATATAGATTCTAAGAACTCTCAAAGGTAGAAGTGTTTCCCTCTTACACATGACATGTCTGCAGGGACAGTCACACCAGAGGCTCAGAATGGGTTTTCAGTTTGTGGTCATTTTGGTAAGGGGTAGTCTGACAGCCACTAGGCATCGCTAGAGAAGCCTCAGGCTGGCTGCATTCCTGCTTCTTTATTTCCGTGATCATTTAGTCATTTAGACTTTGCCTCAATAGCATGATTACTTGCAAACAAAAGTTAATAATCAGAACAGGCAAGGATTATTGCAAGATTTGTGAACtaaattttcagaagctgctaCTACTTGACTGCTGTCAGAATGCATTCTCAAAGTGTGGCACTGTAACAGTTCCTATACGTAATATACTGGACCATTTCAttagggggttggactagatggtctccagaggtcccttccaaccctgaccattttATGATTGATCACACATCCTCCAGAAATGTGGCTAAAATGGCAGCTAAGCAATGTTCTTCACATGAGGGAATCCAGATGAACTCGTAAGTTAGCTTAGGAAATTCAAATTGTAGCCAAGTGAAAACCTTTCTGTTCAGtataaaacatttacttttctaTGTACTGCCTAGAAACAAATGGGTCAAATGTACTAAAAGTGTTATATTTATGTTATAAAGTTGACTGATGATTagtcccttttttcccctcaatcaGTGCTAAAGGTTACCTGCTCCATCTcagcaatgttttctttcctgcaggCTGCAATAGGTTCTCTAGCCCTGGATACAGCACGAAGTCATCAGGATGAGCAACTGGAAAAGTACGGAATGGATGTACTGACAGTAGCTTTCTTGGCTATCTTGATCACTGCTCCAATTGGAGCCCTGGTTATTGGCTTGGCAGGGCCCAGACTTTTGCAGAAAGCTCAGAAAAACAGCAAGGAGGATGAGGAAGGTGCTGAGGCTGGAGAAGAGGCAGAGGCCTGCGAACCTTCGTAAGACAGATATCTACAGGAGTATGGTCCTTCAGCCCTTATGCTTCTGCTGAGTAAACACAGCATGTCTGTAATCTTTCTGGAGGAAATCAAAACAAGTACCAGTTACTTctgctattttaaaagcagcccTGGTGGagttttataaaaacatttttatgtgttGATGGTGCCTTAAGAGATGAAATAGCTGAACGTACAGTGACTAGGCTGGCCAGGCAGTGAGTCACTGAGCAGTCAGCAGTCAACAGTTACATGAAATGTGTGGGTGTGAGGCCAGGGAAAGGATCAGAATCGTTCAGGCGTGGAGCGGAGTTAGGAGGTGGAATATAACCAGCAGAAAATGGAGACTAATGTGATTAACTTCTTGATGGTTGAAACTGGGCTGTGAGATGATGAGTTCAACAGCTGAGAGAATGCAACTTCTGAGTAAGAAACTGTGACACACAGTGAGCGAGTCCTGCCATGGTTTGGCGATTCCCTCTCCTTCCTCGTTCAGGTTCCAAAGCTTGCCTTTTCCTGTAGCTGTTCTTCCCCACAGCTCACGCACTCCTTTGTGCCTTCAAGGGACTGTCAGTTCTGGTCGTAGCAAGAAACAGTAAGTGGTACTTCAGTCCTGAAAGAGACAGTTGGGTCATCACAGCCTGTGGTAATACAGGTGttgctggtgctggcagaaaaaaaaggactgaGCTTGATAATGGGATGAGGGCTGTGGGAAGGCTGTAAGAGCTGGGAGGGGGTTGTATGGGATTGGGATAGCTGCTGCTTCGTCACCTCTGTACCTCAGCCTTTGCACAACGTGATGTCAGGGGAGGGAGAGCAAGCTCTTCGGCCACTGAGAGTGGCTATGTGCTGGTGCTGGCCACTGTAGGACAGAGGGGAGAGCTCTTCTCACGTGGGGTCTGCTGACAAGGCAAGGCCAAGGTGGCAATGAGTTGTCCCTTTCTTTCTCAGCGCCTTCCGGGGAACTCAGCAATAGCAGCAGACCTCTTCTCAAATCAAGATTCATGGGTCAGCCAGGATCTCCTATTAGCTTTGTCCTAAGTTAATGCTCATCTGGCTGAGAAAATGCCACAATCATGTCCTCCTCAGACCTGCGTTTGgttaactgcagaaaaaaaacccaggtatTTTCTAAAAGTATAGCCAGTTAGTGCTGATTTTTTCCAAGATGTGGCTAGCTGGATTGACTTTCAAGAGTGGAGGCTTTTCAGATTTGCCACAACATTTTTATACCTCTGATCAGAAAACTAATACTTTAAATGAACAGCCTTTAAAACACAGTGCTGAGAGGGACGGCGCAACGTGAGAGGAGCCTGGTTCTCAGCTGCTTTCAGAAGGGCTGCTGTGCGAAGGCAGGTGTCAGGAGGAAGCGGTGACTGGGACACAGCACTAGCACCCTCGGCACGTACCCACTGATCCTGTGGGCCTTGCCAGAAACACGGGTTGTGTGTAGCTGTGGATTATGGAAATGACTGGCAACGCTACTGTGGAATACCTTGCCAAAACGTTTCAGCAGGGGGAGCAAAAAGTTCAAATGTggctttcttcattttatgtaGCAGGCACCTCCTGCACCGTCAGTTGCAGTATAGTTCCCATTTGATTTTCTCATTCCCAGaacagtttcctttttcttctccttgacTGTCCTAAAGCCAGGAGTAAACCCTCCTCTGTTGATCAAAATCCTGCTCTTGCCTTTAGCTTTGGTATCAGTTAGGGTTTACTATTGACAGATGCCAGCAACTCTTCCTTAGCTCTACTGTTTTGTACAAGTAACCAGGTCCAACTAGGTCAGTCCCAGCTCTTGGTGTCAGCACAGCATTCCTCAGAACCTGCAAGTTCTGTCAGTTTTTAGGAAGGATGTTGCACTGTGCCTATGATCAAGGTGGAAAATGCCTCCCTGCAGATTTCTACGCTACAGTTTCACTGAACTAATTTTACAGGACACTGTATAGAATATATTTGACAAGTCTAGATATTTTTGGCATTTGTAAGAATTAATAAATTCTATTTTAGCTTTTCCACTTCTAATAGACACGAcaaaaatggacaaaaatacctttaaaactACTTGAAACTGTATTATTTGCAGAGTGTCCACCTATGCCTCTATACAGGTTAACTGCAGCTCAGTATGTGTGCCTTTGCATGTGTCTTCCTCTCCAAGCCCAAAAGAAAGCTTCCTGCTAACTGTTTAAGGTTCATAGGCTACAATTCCAGCACGGTGATAAAAATACCAGGAAATTCTTTGGTAAGTTTTCCCTTTACAGTTGTCAAGTCAAGTAGATTCACATTTTTGTTGCTATACACACTGCTATTCTCTCCACTTCCTTGGGGAATATACAGTCTTCAATTCATGTTTGCCCCCTGACCAGAAAGGAAGATGCTTTCAGACTGCACGCTGCAGAATGCTTAGGGTGCTGCACTTGGTGGTTATTGTGTCACCCACTGTCTTCTGTGCCTGTTCTGCCTCTTTTGCATGCTAAGGGTCATTCAGTGGGGTCGTTTTAATAGGAGGTTATTGTATTTGGAAATTGTAATGTCTGTAAACCTAATCAAGAAGATGAGGGAATATGGTATTCAGTTCATCTGTGACTGTCTGTAAAATAATTCTACTTGAGTAAAACTGACAGGAATAGAAACTTTATATAGTTCcctttttcaaaaagttttataaaaagTAGAATCCTCCTGTAGGGAGGGATCACTAGGCCAAATTTGGAGTCTGTTCAGTAACAGATGTGTGACATGTAAGGATTTAAATTCGAACACAACCTTAAGTATGCAATCAGGCCTCTGACAAACAGCCCTTGTTCATGATAGCCTCTAATACTTGCTCACCATCATAACAGCATCTCATAAATTACATTTACGATGTTCCCTTAACCTCAGTGCACTCTCAATTTATTCATTAGATCACTCCTACCAATGAAGTGTCATCTTCGCTAATCTAAATGAAATTGGatcaatttttctttcctcaccaCCCTATATGGATGTTTTTCACAAGACCCCTTTCCCCTGGCTTTTATTAAATCTTCAGAAAGCATTAGGCTGAAGCTATTACATAGACCTGcagatgtaaaatgaaaagcattaatGTTTTATAGCACTCCTCTCCTTGCATTCCCAAAAGGAATGAAACACATGCATCCTGTCATGAAGAGAAATGTTGTATCAGGGCTAAGAACCTAAGAGACTGGGGTTTGTTAATAAGTATCATGGTAATTTCAGCTGATTTTAAATAGCGGTTAACTTTGAGAGATATGATTTCACTTTTTATCAGAGTTTGTGTGGGTAAAGTCATGACATTTAAGACCACCTCCCTTTTAACAAAATGCCATTAAATCATTCATTAATAATGCATATATTAATGCCAATAAAATCTTTATGCCATGCCAGTCTCTTAtttgcaggaaataaaattagACCACAGTGTGCAGTAAACTACAGGCAGAGTCCTCCCAGTTTTCAGGCAGAAATAATCACTGGCATCATGTGGGAGAGTACTGAGCACAGTATGTGTGTCCAGTTCCAGAAGGTTCACAAGAACCTCTGCAGAAGGGCCtaacagcagcacagtgcaTTCCTGGAAGCCATCAGTGGGCAGTTACAGCAGGCAGAATatggaaaaagacagaaattagaCATATGGAAGCAGAGTTGCACAGGCCAGAGGATGCAGGGATAATGTCATTATAATTACTGCTTTGTCTCTTTTTCAGCTGAACTGAGCATTTTAGGGAATTCAGACTGAAGTCTAAAATTAACTGTGAGACACTTATGGTGTAATAACAGCCACAAAACAATGAATGACAcagtttctgcattttgcttCTTAAATAGAGTGCAAGAAATCAAATTTTGTGCCAGCTGCACTTCAATTGCATATACTTTGTCTAGTAGTTGCCACAAGTCAGGCACCTTTCTCCAAACTTATTTTACAAGTTTATTTGTAATCTATTATAACTATTGTTCAAATTCATAATCAAAAGAATGGTAAATATTACTGTTCTCATAG contains:
- the LOC102047517 gene encoding sodium/hydrogen exchanger 9B2; translation: MIKEAIVNDNEDSEPSVCEKNGMIPMHEQSEEGPAVDAKAADGNVQTEETALLNHCAQQPPEPLAGSSTPARTWRQICTCPPQGLLAQTVTNVAVVILVWAVVWSITGTECLPGGNLFGILFLYFFAVIGGKIFGFIKIRTLPPLPALLGMLLAGFLIRNTPFISDIVQINLRWSAALRNIALSIILTRAGLGLDPKALRKLKAVCLRLSFGPCLSETCTAAVLAYLFMHLPWQWGFILGFVLGAVSPAVVVPSMLILQAGGYGVEKGVPTLLMAAGSIDDILAITGFNTCLGMAFSSGSTLYNVLRGVLEVAVGIAAGGILGMFVRYFPSRDQASLAWKRSYFVLGLSMFAVFGSIYFGFPGSGGLCTLVLAFVAGVGWSDEKREVEKIVAVAWNIFQPFLFGLIGAEVSVTSLRPETVGLCVATLGIALVVRIMATFLMVCFAGFNFKEKVFVSLAWIPKATVQAAIGSLALDTARSHQDEQLEKYGMDVLTVAFLAILITAPIGALVIGLAGPRLLQKAQKNSKEDEEGAEAGEEAEACEPS